A stretch of the Longimicrobium sp. genome encodes the following:
- a CDS encoding prolyl oligopeptidase family serine peptidase, with the protein MTFPRHPRAALAAAAVLCCASAARAQQAAPAPARTFDLSVRNIMRGELLVGRSPDEVRWSEDSRWVYFRWRDPEARDTATHVYRAAASGGAPEPLADSVAERIAPAQEGRWTADRTRRAVERRGDVFVVDATGRERRITQTPVRERWPHLSPDGRTVYFVSSNNLFAVEVDGGPLRQLTDIRLDAAPRPDTAKGNRRFLEQQQRELLDAVRDRREERLHREAVDSLRRQVQPLWLGKNASLTSAEVSPSGRYLLLGVGERAEGDRQTLVPNFVTETGYTEPQNVRTKVGDVQAFQKVAVVDLASGKLAWVEPEAKERKVTLTAVGWAPRSDRALLLGIPFDYKDRWIYVAGPDGKTATVDHLRDDAWVGGPGLFSAGWLPDERVWFVSERSGWAHLYTAASGGGDARPVTAGEWEVTDVERSRDGRTFWITTSETHRGERALYAASAAGGARTRVTPLEGWTESFVSPDERWVALLHSTANEPPELYLMPNRAGAQPRRVTRSTTAEFRAGPWIRPEVVTFPARDGARVHARIFRPRDLGAAPNGAAVLFVHGAGYLQNAHRGWSTYYREYMFHHLLASRGYTVLDVDYRGSAGYGAAWRTGIYRHMGGKDLSDHVDGVRWLVANEGVDPRRVGIYGGSYGGFITLMAMFTEPDVFRSGAALRSVTDWAHYNHWYTSRILNQPQDDTLAYRRSSPIYFAEGLKGDLLIAHGMVDVNVHFQDVVRLAERLIELGKTNWELAVYPVEDHAFTRPESWTDEYRRILELFERTLRPGAPAAAAGN; encoded by the coding sequence ATGACCTTCCCGAGACACCCGCGCGCGGCGCTCGCGGCCGCCGCCGTCCTCTGCTGCGCCTCCGCCGCGCGCGCCCAGCAGGCGGCGCCCGCGCCGGCGCGCACCTTCGACCTGTCGGTGCGCAACATCATGCGCGGCGAGCTGCTGGTGGGGCGCTCGCCCGACGAGGTGCGCTGGTCCGAGGACTCGCGCTGGGTCTACTTCCGCTGGCGCGACCCCGAGGCGCGCGACACCGCCACGCACGTCTACCGCGCCGCGGCGTCCGGCGGCGCCCCCGAGCCGCTGGCCGACTCCGTGGCCGAGCGCATCGCCCCCGCGCAGGAGGGGCGCTGGACGGCGGACCGCACCCGCCGCGCCGTCGAGCGCCGCGGCGACGTCTTCGTGGTCGACGCCACCGGCCGTGAGCGGCGCATCACGCAGACCCCGGTGCGCGAGCGCTGGCCGCACCTCTCGCCCGACGGGCGCACCGTCTACTTCGTCTCCAGCAACAACCTGTTCGCGGTGGAGGTGGACGGCGGCCCGCTGCGCCAGCTCACCGACATCCGGCTCGACGCCGCCCCCCGGCCAGACACGGCGAAGGGGAACCGGCGCTTCCTGGAGCAGCAGCAGCGCGAGCTGCTCGACGCCGTGCGCGACCGCCGCGAGGAGCGCCTCCACCGCGAGGCCGTCGACTCGCTCCGGCGCCAGGTGCAGCCCCTCTGGCTGGGGAAGAACGCCTCCCTGACCTCGGCCGAGGTCTCCCCCTCGGGCCGCTACCTGCTGCTGGGCGTCGGCGAGCGCGCCGAGGGCGACCGGCAGACGCTGGTCCCCAACTTCGTCACCGAGACCGGCTACACCGAGCCGCAGAACGTGCGCACCAAGGTGGGCGACGTGCAGGCGTTCCAGAAGGTCGCCGTGGTCGACCTGGCGTCGGGAAAGCTCGCCTGGGTGGAGCCCGAGGCCAAGGAGCGCAAGGTGACCCTCACGGCCGTCGGCTGGGCGCCGCGCTCCGACCGGGCGCTGCTCCTGGGGATCCCCTTCGACTACAAGGACCGCTGGATCTACGTGGCCGGCCCCGACGGGAAGACCGCCACCGTCGACCACCTGCGCGACGACGCCTGGGTGGGCGGCCCCGGTCTCTTCTCCGCCGGCTGGCTCCCCGACGAGCGCGTCTGGTTCGTCTCCGAGCGGAGCGGCTGGGCGCACCTCTACACCGCCGCCTCCGGCGGCGGCGACGCGCGCCCCGTGACCGCCGGCGAGTGGGAGGTGACCGACGTCGAGCGCTCGCGCGACGGGCGCACCTTCTGGATCACCACCAGCGAGACGCACCGCGGCGAGCGGGCCCTGTACGCGGCGTCCGCGGCCGGCGGCGCGCGGACGCGGGTGACGCCGCTGGAGGGGTGGACCGAGTCGTTCGTCTCGCCCGACGAGCGCTGGGTGGCGCTCCTGCACTCCACGGCCAACGAGCCGCCCGAGCTGTACCTGATGCCCAACCGCGCCGGGGCCCAGCCGCGCCGGGTGACGCGCTCCACCACCGCCGAGTTCCGCGCGGGCCCCTGGATCCGCCCGGAGGTGGTCACCTTCCCCGCGCGCGACGGGGCGCGGGTGCACGCGCGCATCTTCCGCCCGCGCGACCTGGGCGCGGCCCCCAACGGCGCGGCGGTGCTCTTCGTCCACGGCGCCGGCTACCTCCAGAACGCGCACCGCGGCTGGAGCACCTACTACCGCGAGTACATGTTCCACCACCTGCTGGCCTCGCGCGGCTACACGGTGCTGGACGTGGACTACCGCGGCTCGGCCGGCTACGGCGCGGCGTGGCGCACGGGGATCTACCGCCACATGGGCGGCAAGGACCTGAGCGACCACGTGGACGGCGTGCGCTGGCTGGTGGCGAACGAGGGCGTCGACCCGCGGCGCGTGGGGATCTACGGCGGCTCGTACGGCGGGTTCATCACCCTGATGGCGATGTTCACCGAGCCCGACGTCTTCCGCTCGGGGGCGGCGCTGCGCTCGGTGACCGACTGGGCGCACTACAACCACTGGTACACCAGCCGCATCCTGAACCAGCCGCAGGACGACACCCTGGCCTACCGCCGCTCCTCGCCGATCTACTTCGCCGAGGGGCTCAAGGGCGACCTGCTGATCGCGCACGGGATGGTGGACGTCAACGTGCACTTCCAGGACGTGGTGCGCCTGGCCGAGCGCCTGATCGAGCTGGGGAAGACCAACTGGGAGCTGGCCGTCTACCCGGTGGAGGACCACGCCTTCACCCGCCCCGAGTCGTGGACCGACGAGTACCGCCGGATCCTGGAGCTGTTCGAGCGCACGCTGCGGCCCGGGGCGCCGGCGGCGGCGGCAGGGAACTGA
- a CDS encoding DMT family transporter, with the protein MASIRHRLEILGAALLFSTGGAAVKATELTGWQVAGFRSGVAALALLLLVPAARRGWTWHALPVGAAYAATLVLFVTANKLTTAANAIFLQAAAPLYVLLLSPLLLREPIRRRDLAFMAVVVAGLVVFFVGAEEPAVTAPDPRTGNVLGFLSGVCYALTLMGLRWMGRRGEDGNGLPTVAAGNVIAFLACLPMALPAAARPVDWAVVGYLGVFQVGAAYVLLTAGIRHLSALEASALLLLEPALSPFWAWLVHGERPGAWALAGGALILGATTVKTWQDARRAPEPDAAPA; encoded by the coding sequence GTGGCATCCATCCGACACCGACTCGAGATCCTGGGGGCCGCGCTCCTCTTCTCCACCGGCGGCGCGGCGGTGAAGGCCACCGAGCTCACCGGCTGGCAGGTGGCGGGGTTCCGCTCGGGGGTGGCGGCGCTGGCGCTCTTGCTGCTGGTGCCGGCCGCGCGGCGCGGGTGGACGTGGCACGCGCTCCCGGTGGGCGCGGCGTACGCCGCCACGCTGGTGCTCTTCGTCACGGCCAACAAGCTGACCACGGCGGCCAACGCCATCTTCCTGCAGGCCGCGGCGCCGCTCTACGTGCTGCTGCTGTCGCCGCTGCTGCTGCGCGAGCCGATCCGGCGGCGCGACCTGGCGTTCATGGCGGTGGTGGTGGCGGGGCTGGTGGTGTTCTTCGTGGGCGCCGAGGAGCCGGCCGTCACGGCGCCCGACCCGCGCACGGGGAACGTGCTGGGGTTCCTGAGCGGCGTCTGCTACGCGCTCACGCTGATGGGGCTGCGCTGGATGGGCCGCCGCGGCGAGGACGGCAACGGGCTCCCCACGGTGGCGGCGGGGAACGTGATCGCCTTCCTGGCGTGCCTGCCGATGGCGCTGCCGGCGGCGGCGCGCCCGGTGGACTGGGCGGTGGTGGGGTACCTGGGCGTCTTCCAGGTGGGGGCCGCGTACGTCCTGCTCACCGCGGGGATCCGCCACCTCTCGGCGCTGGAGGCGTCGGCGCTGCTGCTGCTGGAGCCCGCGCTCAGCCCGTTCTGGGCGTGGCTGGTGCACGGCGAGCGCCCCGGCGCCTGGGCGCTGGCGGGCGGCGCGCTGATCCTGGGCGCCACCACCGTGAAGACCTGGCAGGACGCCCGCCGCGCCCCCGAGCCGGACGCGGCGCCGGCGTAG
- a CDS encoding pyridoxamine 5'-phosphate oxidase family protein → MAMDEAPHGAEAVPTDKKLEDLYALVDGIEVAMFTTRRPDGHLVSRPMQTQERDGVADFWFVTDGDASKLDELEHDPHVNLAYYRDRTREWVSVSGTARATRDRELVRRLYQPDWRAWFADEGGERDGGPEDPRITLVLVEAESVVYMKSDTPRPVVLFEVVKGIVTGQEPRIGSVRTLDHAELHR, encoded by the coding sequence ATGGCTATGGACGAAGCGCCGCACGGGGCCGAGGCGGTCCCGACCGACAAGAAGCTGGAGGATCTCTACGCGCTGGTGGACGGGATCGAGGTGGCCATGTTCACCACCCGCCGCCCCGACGGGCACCTGGTCTCGCGCCCGATGCAGACGCAGGAGCGCGACGGCGTGGCGGACTTCTGGTTCGTGACCGACGGCGATGCGAGCAAGCTGGACGAGCTGGAGCACGACCCGCACGTGAACCTGGCCTACTACCGCGACCGCACCCGCGAGTGGGTGTCGGTGAGCGGCACGGCCCGCGCGACCCGCGACCGCGAGCTGGTGCGGCGCCTCTACCAGCCCGACTGGCGCGCCTGGTTCGCCGACGAGGGCGGCGAGCGGGACGGCGGCCCCGAGGACCCGCGCATCACCCTGGTGCTGGTGGAGGCCGAGAGCGTGGTCTACATGAAGAGCGACACCCCGCGCCCGGTCGTCCTCTTCGAGGTGGTGAAGGGGATCGTCACCGGCCAGGAGCCCCGCATCGGCTCGGTGCGCACGCTGGACCACGCCGAGCTGCACCGGTAG
- a CDS encoding VWA domain-containing protein produces the protein MWTKRHLTPLLLAGALAVLGACASERGRSDTATVTQESVGAAAPQPMVAADMMEVAPPVDYDAAVRGVPGAADTAGFNREGYRLIRENEFQDVTLHPLSTFAIDVDAASYSNVRRFLTEGRLPPADAVRLEELINYFEYDYPDPEGEHPFSITTEVSAAPWNPAHRLVHVGLQGRRMERHSLPPGNLVLLVDVSGSMDEPNKLPLVKESLRLLVEQLRPQDRVSIVVYAGAAGLVLPPTAGSEKGRIMRAIDDLQAGGSTAGGEGIVLAYRTAREAFIQGGNNRVILATDGDFNVGVSSDAELVRLIEREREAGVFLTVLGFGTGNYQDAKMEQLADAGNGNYAYVDGEAEARKVLVREMGGTLLTIAKDVKVQVEFNPARVRAYRLIGYENRALAPEDFQDDKKDAGELGAGHSVTALYEVVPVGAPTPVRGAGPLRYQETRPRAGTRQTGELLTVALRYKQPDGETSRLIERPVADRGAALERTSDDFRFAAAVAQWGLLLRDSKFKGTSSWSGVLGLARGALADDPGGYRAEFVGLVEQSRQIAARERRDEDRVAGN, from the coding sequence ATGTGGACCAAACGACACCTCACGCCCCTGCTGCTGGCCGGGGCGCTCGCCGTCCTGGGCGCCTGCGCCTCCGAGCGCGGCCGCTCCGACACCGCCACCGTCACCCAGGAGAGCGTGGGTGCGGCCGCCCCGCAGCCCATGGTCGCCGCCGACATGATGGAGGTCGCGCCGCCCGTGGACTACGACGCCGCCGTGCGTGGCGTGCCCGGCGCGGCCGACACCGCCGGGTTCAATCGAGAAGGGTACCGCCTCATCCGCGAGAACGAGTTCCAGGACGTGACGCTGCACCCGCTCTCCACCTTCGCCATCGACGTCGACGCGGCCTCGTACAGCAACGTGCGGCGCTTCCTGACCGAGGGGCGGCTGCCGCCGGCCGACGCGGTGCGCCTGGAGGAGCTGATCAACTACTTCGAGTACGACTACCCCGACCCCGAGGGCGAGCACCCCTTCTCCATCACCACCGAGGTGTCGGCGGCGCCGTGGAACCCCGCGCACCGGCTGGTGCACGTGGGGCTGCAGGGCCGGCGCATGGAGCGGCACAGCCTCCCGCCCGGGAACCTGGTGCTCCTGGTCGACGTCTCCGGCTCGATGGACGAGCCCAACAAGCTGCCGCTGGTCAAGGAGAGCCTGCGCCTGCTGGTGGAGCAGCTCCGCCCGCAGGACCGCGTCTCCATCGTGGTGTACGCGGGCGCCGCCGGGCTGGTGCTGCCGCCCACGGCGGGCTCCGAGAAGGGGCGGATCATGCGGGCGATCGACGACCTGCAGGCGGGCGGCTCCACCGCGGGCGGCGAGGGGATCGTGCTGGCCTACCGCACCGCGCGCGAGGCGTTCATCCAGGGCGGCAACAACCGGGTGATCCTGGCCACCGACGGCGACTTCAACGTGGGCGTCTCCAGCGACGCCGAGCTGGTGCGGCTGATCGAGCGCGAGCGCGAGGCCGGCGTCTTCCTGACCGTGCTGGGCTTCGGGACGGGGAACTACCAGGACGCCAAGATGGAGCAGCTGGCCGACGCCGGGAACGGCAACTACGCCTACGTGGACGGCGAGGCCGAGGCGCGCAAGGTGCTGGTGCGCGAGATGGGCGGCACGCTGCTGACCATCGCCAAGGACGTGAAGGTGCAGGTGGAGTTCAACCCGGCGCGGGTGCGGGCGTACCGGCTGATCGGCTACGAGAACCGCGCGCTGGCGCCGGAAGACTTCCAGGACGACAAAAAGGACGCGGGCGAGCTGGGCGCCGGCCACTCGGTGACGGCGCTGTACGAGGTGGTCCCCGTGGGCGCGCCCACCCCGGTGCGGGGCGCGGGCCCGCTGCGCTACCAGGAGACGCGCCCGCGCGCCGGCACGCGCCAGACCGGCGAGCTGCTGACGGTGGCGCTGCGCTACAAGCAGCCCGACGGCGAGACGAGCCGGCTGATCGAGCGCCCGGTGGCCGACCGCGGCGCCGCGCTGGAGCGCACCTCCGACGACTTCCGCTTCGCCGCGGCGGTGGCCCAGTGGGGGCTGCTGCTGCGCGACTCGAAGTTCAAGGGCACGTCCAGCTGGTCCGGCGTGCTGGGGCTGGCCCGCGGCGCCCTGGCCGACGACCCGGGCGGCTACCGCGCCGAGTTCGTGGGCCTGGTGGAGCAGAGCCGCCAGATCGCCGCCCGCGAGCGGCGGGATGAGGATCGAGTCGCGGGGAACTGA
- a CDS encoding DUF885 domain-containing protein, with the protein MQLERFAGWIELEVVPRAEGDFRLGKDLFERKLRYDEHVALTAEELQGINEGAIRDYHARVAREAARIDPRRTPAQVMDSLVRVHPTPEELIPTARRQLDSIKAFIVRRGIVTLPSERMPVVRETPPYARLGFASMDTPGPFETVATEAFFNITNVDPAWTPEQKEQHLTYFNYPGLLGITVHEAMPGHFVQLLYMPQIPTEVRKVFIPASVVEGWAHYAEQMMVDEGLGGGDPAVRLAQLRRALQRHARWHAGLSMHAFGGSVEDAAKRFEEIAFFAPFPALRETQRGTGDPTYLYYALGRMQILKLREDYRRWLESRGQRFSLREFHDRFLRLGLPVSLARQVMIPGDTGPSL; encoded by the coding sequence GTGCAGCTGGAGCGCTTCGCGGGGTGGATCGAGCTGGAGGTGGTGCCGCGCGCGGAGGGCGACTTCCGGCTGGGGAAGGACCTCTTCGAGCGCAAGCTCCGCTACGACGAGCACGTGGCGCTCACCGCCGAGGAGCTGCAGGGCATCAACGAGGGCGCCATCCGCGACTACCACGCCCGGGTGGCGCGCGAGGCGGCCCGCATCGACCCGCGGCGGACTCCGGCGCAGGTGATGGACTCCCTGGTCCGCGTGCACCCCACGCCCGAGGAGCTGATCCCCACCGCCCGCCGGCAGCTGGACTCGATCAAGGCGTTCATCGTGCGGCGCGGCATCGTCACCCTGCCGTCGGAGCGCATGCCGGTGGTGCGCGAGACGCCGCCGTACGCGCGGCTGGGCTTCGCCTCGATGGACACGCCGGGGCCCTTCGAGACGGTGGCCACCGAGGCGTTCTTCAACATCACCAACGTGGACCCGGCCTGGACGCCCGAGCAGAAGGAGCAGCACCTCACCTACTTCAACTACCCGGGGCTGCTGGGGATCACGGTGCACGAGGCGATGCCCGGCCACTTCGTGCAGCTGCTGTACATGCCGCAGATCCCCACCGAGGTGCGCAAGGTGTTCATCCCCGCCTCGGTGGTGGAGGGGTGGGCGCACTACGCGGAGCAGATGATGGTGGACGAGGGCCTGGGCGGGGGCGACCCGGCGGTGCGGCTGGCGCAGCTGCGGCGCGCGCTGCAGCGGCACGCGCGCTGGCACGCGGGGCTCTCCATGCACGCCTTCGGCGGCTCGGTGGAGGACGCGGCGAAGCGCTTCGAGGAGATCGCCTTCTTCGCCCCCTTCCCGGCGCTGCGCGAGACGCAGCGCGGCACCGGCGACCCCACCTACCTCTACTATGCGCTGGGGAGGATGCAGATCCTGAAGCTGCGCGAGGACTACCGGCGCTGGCTGGAGTCGCGCGGCCAGCGCTTCAGCCTGCGCGAGTTCCACGACCGCTTCCTGCGTCTGGGGCTCCCGGTCTCCCTCGCCCGGCAGGTGATGATCCCGGGGGACACGGGGCCGTCGCTGTAG